The Colias croceus chromosome 3, ilColCroc2.1 genome includes a region encoding these proteins:
- the LOC123706435 gene encoding uncharacterized protein LOC123706435 isoform X2, translating into MARAGMLHRGGKNAAEGCDDVQRSLELLDQVLSEYDEGEPRSLEARAPPTPATPATPATPATDDDSPLAGHTSEDDGYMSMNGRRAKFALGFRPTEEREEPSPPDPPSPHSPPPPEEAERIISTLLPKVSPANSAKRTISVERRDAEEKLDSIISVNGITAATQTTFPKTRHQRPYGWDKDDSNNFQLQQPSVPPFKFSSLQHDKKSSSKRDSRSDDEILSPKTKIPPRTLAGSMERHREVCRGSSENIMENCKIRGSNISNDDEHFSDDSLEELFPPPPPTANTPSKRNSIAWEVSLDGDDPLLTPGSTKVIGRRRRKSGDQSHSSTSSIPQRLDDDWGEEYWPPPPPLSQCDSQASPPSDAEPETRRVNNDFACGTYVIRKGKNRKHLPSFAKSPNNKTNITNNLAQTHSLNRSTEKSIDGSSISISGSGSVGSYNSRPSSDLSLPQSRHSVDLNSRLSRELNTPNSRYSIDLCTPNSRISKEITSPKSRLSLDLNNSQDKYINQDFFAHSPKARKTPEKRESKSSGIQNKLSPQNRFTDFKKYSSTFDNIQSLIKEGKVEETPPNECNETVSELSTVPPNIVRVISLPALGAEAESNSASRQALITTVEEEEDQESGEPESSGETSPLRKIENNISAILSQGRDQKLFTPYLPKDWNIHKDEYCDEVSKDILENSFRYSSRERQKRHDIQKSSSHNEIQNQRSIERRDRSSGRRSNSMHKSTSAKDVPVNLMGQPSSSDSAVSSGGDFPLNVQIVEHSYRHNQLPLSPNLSHERGPLPQTPESPKFPPLPPSPVQEVEDEYTEIMQPTERRHIKKADTLPTPTMESRRRPSEPPAVPPHRDTTNSLKTRSMETSYNKNRRNSNFKSGSTDRRTLPTDTGASGARRRTLQRQNREVSGRGQLQTSASLPETPVFARGCDVPRTPPRNSTGPPRNNTMNSMQTIGSSATLGGYGRGSVMGATGVCTGADLLRLGGPPRGWYPRQRHRPASIEHLDRISASSKMAADHPIAWDNSGARKPLTLPPNLTPKFFQKSPREALRRVTSLLIRKGNNGKEKENTRNKEATSPAARSANGEDHPGQKQRKGFFRNLWKKSRHYSLEHP; encoded by the exons ATGGCACGAGCGGGCATGCTGCACAGGGGTGGAAAAAATGCTGCCGA AGGGTGCGACGACGTACAGCGTTCTCTGGAGCTGCTAGACCAAGTGCTCAGCGAATACGACGAAGGCGAGCCGCGGTCGCTGGAGGCGCGCGCGCCACCGACCCCAGCGACGCCGGCCACGCCCGCCACGCCGGCCACCGACGACGACTCGCCGCTCGCCGGGCACACGTCTGAGGACGATGGATACATGAGCATGAACGGGAGACG AGCGAAGTTCGCCCTGGGGTTCAGACCGACAGAGGAACGTGAGGAGCCGTCGCCCCCGGACCCGCCTTCGCCGCACTCGCCACCACCTCCAGAAGAGGCAGAAAGAATTATTTCAACGTTGTTACCaaa AGTATCGCCAGCGAATTCCGCAAAACGAACCATTTCAGTAGAACGACGGGACGCTGAAGAAAAATTAGATTCAATTATTAGCGTCAATGGTATAACTGCAGCTACTCAGACaacattt CCGAAAACAAGACACCAGCGGCCATATGGATGGGATAAGGATGACTCGAATAATTTTCAGTTACAACAACCATCAGTACCACCTTTCAAATTTAGTTCTCTTCAGCACG ATAAAAAGAGCAGTTCCAAACGAGACAGCAGATCTGACGATGAAATTTTGTCcccaaaaacaaaaatacctCCGCGAACTCTCGCCGGTTCTATGGAGCGACATAGAGAAGTGTGTAGAGGATCTTCGGAGAACATTATGGAAAATTGTAAGATAAGAGGTTCGAATATAAGTAATGACGACGAGCATTTTTCGGATGATTCCTTAGAAGAGTTGTTCCCACCGCCGCCGCCAACCGCTAATACACCTTCGAAACGTAATTCCATAGCTTGGGAAGTGTCTCTCGATGGTGATGATCCTCTTCTTACTCCAGGAAGTAcaaag GTTATAGGTAGACGCAGAAGGAAATCTGGTGATCAATCACATTCCAGTACAAGTTCGATACCCCAACGATTAGATGATGACTGGGGTGAAGAATATTGGCCTCCACCTCCCCCTTTATCTCAATGTGATAGTCAAGCATCGCCCCCCTCAGATGCTGAACCAGAAACCCGCCGAGTTAATAATGACTTTGCGTGTGGCACGTACGTGATaagaaaaggaaaaaatcGTAAACATTTACCAAGCTTCGCAAAAAGTCCTAACAATAAAACTAACATTACCAACAACTTAGCACAAACCCATAGTCTAAATAGGAGCACAGAAAAATCTATAGATGGTTCTAGTATATCAATAAGTGGCTCGGGTTCAGTTGGTTCATATAATTCCAGACCAAGCTCTGATTTAAGTTTACCTCAGTCTAGACATAGCGTTGACTTAAATTCTAGGTTGAGTCGAGAACTCAACACACCCAATTCAAGATATAGTATAGACTTATGTACACCGAATTCTAGAATAAGTAAAGAAATAACATCTCCTAAATCTAGGCTTAGTTTGGATCTTAACAACAGTCAGGATAAATACATCAATCAAGACTTCTTTGCCCATAGCCCGAAAGCCAGAAAAACACCCGAAAAGAGAGAGTCAAAAAGTAGTGGTATTCAAAACAAACTATCGCCACAAAATAGATTtaccgattttaaaaaatattcttccaCGTTTGATAATATTCAGTCATTAATAAAAGAGGGTAAAGTTGAAGAAACTCCTCCAAATGAATGTAATGAAACGGTAAGCGAGCTCTCAACAGTTCCACCAAATATAGTGCGTGTGATATCATTACCAGCACTGGGTGCAGAGGCGGAAAGTAACAGTGCAAGTAGGCAAGCGCTGATAACTACAGTGGAAGAAGAAGAGGATCAAGAAAGTGGAGAACCAGAATCTAGTGGCGAAACTTCACCCctaagaaaaattgaaaataatataagtgcTATATTAAGTCAAGGTCGGGACCAAAAACTTTTTACCCCATATTTACCTAAAGACTGGAATATTCATAAGGACGAATACTGTGATGAAGTATCTAAAGATATATTAGAAAACAGTTTTCGCTATAGTTCTAGAGAGAGACAAAAGCGGCATGATATACAGAAATCATCAAGTCATAATGAAATCCAAAATCAAAGATCCATAGAGCGGCGAGATAGATCGTCAGGAAGAAGATCAAATAGTATGCACAAATCCACAAGTGCAAAGGATGTGCCAGTAAATTTAATGGGTCAACCTTCCTCATCTGATTCTGCAGTGTCAAGCGGAGGTGATTTTCCGTTAAATGTACAAATAGTTGAACATTCATATAGACACAATCAATTACCGCTTTCTCCGAATTTAAGCCATGAAAGAGGTCCTCTGCCACAAACACCTGAATCGCCAAAGTTTCCTCCTTTACCTCCATCCCCTGTACAAGAAGTTGAAGATGAATATACAGAAATAATGCAACCAACAGAAAGAAGACACATTAAAAAAGCTGACACACTTCCTACCCCAACAATGGAGTCAAGAAGAAG ACCCTCGGAACCACCTGCAGTACCACCACATAGAGATACCACAAACAGTCTAAAAACGAGATCAATGGAAACAAGTTACAACAAAAATAGGCGAAATAGTAACTTTAAAAGTGGGTCAACAGATAGAAGAACTTTACCAACAG ACACCGGAGCTAGTGGGGCACGTCGCCGCACATTACAGAGACAGAACCGTGAAGTTTCTGGTCGAGGACAACTACAAACGTCGGCAAGCCTACCGGAGACACCTGTATTTGCGCGTGGCTGTGACGTACCCCGCACACCACCTAGAAATTCCACTGGACCACCTAGAAATAACACAATGAATTCCATGCAAACTATAG gaaGTAGTGCGACACTGGGCGGTTATGGTCGAGGGTCCGTGATGGGTGCAACCGGCGTGTGCACGGGCGCTGATCTTCTGAGACTGGGTGGTCCGCCGAGAGGCTGGTACCCACGGCAAAGGCACCG gcCGGCATCAATCGAACATCTGGACAGAATCTCAGCATCATCAAAAATGGCGGCTGACCATCCTATAGCGTGGGATAATTCGGGGGCCCGCAAGCCTCTCACTTTACCCCCAAATTTAACGCCTAAATTCTTTCAAAAATCACCCAGAGAGGCTCTACGGAGAGTCACGAGCTTACTAATACGAAAAG GAAACAATGGGAAGGAAAAGGAAAACACTCGAAACAAGGAGGCAACTTCACCTGCAGCTCGCTCAGCAAACG
- the LOC123706435 gene encoding uncharacterized protein LOC123706435 isoform X1, translated as MARAGMLHRGGKNAAEGCDDVQRSLELLDQVLSEYDEGEPRSLEARAPPTPATPATPATPATDDDSPLAGHTSEDDGYMSMNGRRAKFALGFRPTEEREEPSPPDPPSPHSPPPPEEAERIISTLLPKVSPANSAKRTISVERRDAEEKLDSIISVNGITAATQTTFPKTRHQRPYGWDKDDSNNFQLQQPSVPPFKFSSLQHGTRPPQPDGIPAWLPPRHGMQPTVKKSPSLENPPIFPFMGFSSEFNDKPYNEHPVTIYPGPSIQFSRQSHSPTYKISPSNIKLVDKKSSSKRDSRSDDEILSPKTKIPPRTLAGSMERHREVCRGSSENIMENCKIRGSNISNDDEHFSDDSLEELFPPPPPTANTPSKRNSIAWEVSLDGDDPLLTPGSTKVIGRRRRKSGDQSHSSTSSIPQRLDDDWGEEYWPPPPPLSQCDSQASPPSDAEPETRRVNNDFACGTYVIRKGKNRKHLPSFAKSPNNKTNITNNLAQTHSLNRSTEKSIDGSSISISGSGSVGSYNSRPSSDLSLPQSRHSVDLNSRLSRELNTPNSRYSIDLCTPNSRISKEITSPKSRLSLDLNNSQDKYINQDFFAHSPKARKTPEKRESKSSGIQNKLSPQNRFTDFKKYSSTFDNIQSLIKEGKVEETPPNECNETVSELSTVPPNIVRVISLPALGAEAESNSASRQALITTVEEEEDQESGEPESSGETSPLRKIENNISAILSQGRDQKLFTPYLPKDWNIHKDEYCDEVSKDILENSFRYSSRERQKRHDIQKSSSHNEIQNQRSIERRDRSSGRRSNSMHKSTSAKDVPVNLMGQPSSSDSAVSSGGDFPLNVQIVEHSYRHNQLPLSPNLSHERGPLPQTPESPKFPPLPPSPVQEVEDEYTEIMQPTERRHIKKADTLPTPTMESRRRPSEPPAVPPHRDTTNSLKTRSMETSYNKNRRNSNFKSGSTDRRTLPTDTGASGARRRTLQRQNREVSGRGQLQTSASLPETPVFARGCDVPRTPPRNSTGPPRNNTMNSMQTIGSSATLGGYGRGSVMGATGVCTGADLLRLGGPPRGWYPRQRHRPASIEHLDRISASSKMAADHPIAWDNSGARKPLTLPPNLTPKFFQKSPREALRRVTSLLIRKGNNGKEKENTRNKEATSPAARSANGEDHPGQKQRKGFFRNLWKKSRHYSLEHP; from the exons ATGGCACGAGCGGGCATGCTGCACAGGGGTGGAAAAAATGCTGCCGA AGGGTGCGACGACGTACAGCGTTCTCTGGAGCTGCTAGACCAAGTGCTCAGCGAATACGACGAAGGCGAGCCGCGGTCGCTGGAGGCGCGCGCGCCACCGACCCCAGCGACGCCGGCCACGCCCGCCACGCCGGCCACCGACGACGACTCGCCGCTCGCCGGGCACACGTCTGAGGACGATGGATACATGAGCATGAACGGGAGACG AGCGAAGTTCGCCCTGGGGTTCAGACCGACAGAGGAACGTGAGGAGCCGTCGCCCCCGGACCCGCCTTCGCCGCACTCGCCACCACCTCCAGAAGAGGCAGAAAGAATTATTTCAACGTTGTTACCaaa AGTATCGCCAGCGAATTCCGCAAAACGAACCATTTCAGTAGAACGACGGGACGCTGAAGAAAAATTAGATTCAATTATTAGCGTCAATGGTATAACTGCAGCTACTCAGACaacattt CCGAAAACAAGACACCAGCGGCCATATGGATGGGATAAGGATGACTCGAATAATTTTCAGTTACAACAACCATCAGTACCACCTTTCAAATTTAGTTCTCTTCAGCACGGTACGAGACCACCACAACCTGATGGCATACCTGCGTGGCTTCCACCACGACATGGAATGCAACCTACCGTAAAAAAATCACCTAGTCTAGAAAATCCACCAATTTTCCCGTTCATGGGATTTTCAAGTGAATTTAATGATAAACCATATAATGAACACCCTGTCACAATTTATCCAGGGCCGAGTATACAATTCAGTAGACAATCACATTCACCCACATACAAAATATCACCGTCCAATATTAAACTTGTAGATAAAAAGAGCAGTTCCAAACGAGACAGCAGATCTGACGATGAAATTTTGTCcccaaaaacaaaaatacctCCGCGAACTCTCGCCGGTTCTATGGAGCGACATAGAGAAGTGTGTAGAGGATCTTCGGAGAACATTATGGAAAATTGTAAGATAAGAGGTTCGAATATAAGTAATGACGACGAGCATTTTTCGGATGATTCCTTAGAAGAGTTGTTCCCACCGCCGCCGCCAACCGCTAATACACCTTCGAAACGTAATTCCATAGCTTGGGAAGTGTCTCTCGATGGTGATGATCCTCTTCTTACTCCAGGAAGTAcaaag GTTATAGGTAGACGCAGAAGGAAATCTGGTGATCAATCACATTCCAGTACAAGTTCGATACCCCAACGATTAGATGATGACTGGGGTGAAGAATATTGGCCTCCACCTCCCCCTTTATCTCAATGTGATAGTCAAGCATCGCCCCCCTCAGATGCTGAACCAGAAACCCGCCGAGTTAATAATGACTTTGCGTGTGGCACGTACGTGATaagaaaaggaaaaaatcGTAAACATTTACCAAGCTTCGCAAAAAGTCCTAACAATAAAACTAACATTACCAACAACTTAGCACAAACCCATAGTCTAAATAGGAGCACAGAAAAATCTATAGATGGTTCTAGTATATCAATAAGTGGCTCGGGTTCAGTTGGTTCATATAATTCCAGACCAAGCTCTGATTTAAGTTTACCTCAGTCTAGACATAGCGTTGACTTAAATTCTAGGTTGAGTCGAGAACTCAACACACCCAATTCAAGATATAGTATAGACTTATGTACACCGAATTCTAGAATAAGTAAAGAAATAACATCTCCTAAATCTAGGCTTAGTTTGGATCTTAACAACAGTCAGGATAAATACATCAATCAAGACTTCTTTGCCCATAGCCCGAAAGCCAGAAAAACACCCGAAAAGAGAGAGTCAAAAAGTAGTGGTATTCAAAACAAACTATCGCCACAAAATAGATTtaccgattttaaaaaatattcttccaCGTTTGATAATATTCAGTCATTAATAAAAGAGGGTAAAGTTGAAGAAACTCCTCCAAATGAATGTAATGAAACGGTAAGCGAGCTCTCAACAGTTCCACCAAATATAGTGCGTGTGATATCATTACCAGCACTGGGTGCAGAGGCGGAAAGTAACAGTGCAAGTAGGCAAGCGCTGATAACTACAGTGGAAGAAGAAGAGGATCAAGAAAGTGGAGAACCAGAATCTAGTGGCGAAACTTCACCCctaagaaaaattgaaaataatataagtgcTATATTAAGTCAAGGTCGGGACCAAAAACTTTTTACCCCATATTTACCTAAAGACTGGAATATTCATAAGGACGAATACTGTGATGAAGTATCTAAAGATATATTAGAAAACAGTTTTCGCTATAGTTCTAGAGAGAGACAAAAGCGGCATGATATACAGAAATCATCAAGTCATAATGAAATCCAAAATCAAAGATCCATAGAGCGGCGAGATAGATCGTCAGGAAGAAGATCAAATAGTATGCACAAATCCACAAGTGCAAAGGATGTGCCAGTAAATTTAATGGGTCAACCTTCCTCATCTGATTCTGCAGTGTCAAGCGGAGGTGATTTTCCGTTAAATGTACAAATAGTTGAACATTCATATAGACACAATCAATTACCGCTTTCTCCGAATTTAAGCCATGAAAGAGGTCCTCTGCCACAAACACCTGAATCGCCAAAGTTTCCTCCTTTACCTCCATCCCCTGTACAAGAAGTTGAAGATGAATATACAGAAATAATGCAACCAACAGAAAGAAGACACATTAAAAAAGCTGACACACTTCCTACCCCAACAATGGAGTCAAGAAGAAG ACCCTCGGAACCACCTGCAGTACCACCACATAGAGATACCACAAACAGTCTAAAAACGAGATCAATGGAAACAAGTTACAACAAAAATAGGCGAAATAGTAACTTTAAAAGTGGGTCAACAGATAGAAGAACTTTACCAACAG ACACCGGAGCTAGTGGGGCACGTCGCCGCACATTACAGAGACAGAACCGTGAAGTTTCTGGTCGAGGACAACTACAAACGTCGGCAAGCCTACCGGAGACACCTGTATTTGCGCGTGGCTGTGACGTACCCCGCACACCACCTAGAAATTCCACTGGACCACCTAGAAATAACACAATGAATTCCATGCAAACTATAG gaaGTAGTGCGACACTGGGCGGTTATGGTCGAGGGTCCGTGATGGGTGCAACCGGCGTGTGCACGGGCGCTGATCTTCTGAGACTGGGTGGTCCGCCGAGAGGCTGGTACCCACGGCAAAGGCACCG gcCGGCATCAATCGAACATCTGGACAGAATCTCAGCATCATCAAAAATGGCGGCTGACCATCCTATAGCGTGGGATAATTCGGGGGCCCGCAAGCCTCTCACTTTACCCCCAAATTTAACGCCTAAATTCTTTCAAAAATCACCCAGAGAGGCTCTACGGAGAGTCACGAGCTTACTAATACGAAAAG GAAACAATGGGAAGGAAAAGGAAAACACTCGAAACAAGGAGGCAACTTCACCTGCAGCTCGCTCAGCAAACG